In Citrus sinensis cultivar Valencia sweet orange chromosome 3, DVS_A1.0, whole genome shotgun sequence, the sequence GGATATCTTTCTACAATTGCAGTAGTTATATCCAGCTATGGCATCCAGGcagaaattaaaatggaaacctcaaattttcaatttctttggaGAAAGCCTCCGTATTAAGTGTTTGTTTTGACGCAGGAACTTCAACTAATGGAAAGTGAGCTTTTTCTGGGCTCGCCAACTACTCTGCAAATAACTCTTATTGCAATGGAAACTTTCCTGCCTGCCTCTCTCCTTCACTTCCATTCACAGATGGCATCATCCTGCATTCTCTTCACACAATCATCTGTCACTCACCCACCTCACCGCCAAAGTCTTACATTCCACAAGAATTGTCGTGGTGGGGagcaatcaaattattattcatgCTTCTACCATTCACTATAGGAGGATCAATGAATTCTTTCATGCCATGCCTTCCATTACTGAATACGTGCTGTCTGAATTCTGAAGCATGCTTAGCAATGACGTCTCAGACCTGAATCTTTGGATTTTagttctttaattttgttcatcATGCAACGCTTCTACATCTTATGTGCATCAGCCTTCATTATGCAGGTgtcgtaatttttttttttcaaagtttaccTCAGGGAAAGAAACCCTGGTTTGGCTGATGTACCGAAGGTTGTGTGGATATAACAAATGTCTCGCATCATTATTTCCATATCTGATTTGCTCATGCTATTACAGGGtttgcttttgtttattttgaggATGATCGCGATGCTGCTGATGCCATCCGAGGACTTGACAATATACCATTTGGTTATGACAGGCGCAGGCTCTCCGTGGAATGGGCAAGGGTATGTTTTGATTATTTCTGTTTATAGGGTGACtctgttttctttgtttctgtCCTCTCTTCTTCATAGTAACTGGAACTTTGCTgtagccatttttttttttttttgaaatggtTGAAATTTCAACACTcttaacttatattttattattacatggcaaatcctttttttttaaaataaaattaggggGAACGTGGTAGGCATCGCGATGGGTCCAAGTCAATGGCAAATCAGAGGCCGACGAAAACTTTGTTTGTTATCAACTTTGATCCAATTCGAACGAGGGAACGGGATATTAAAAGGCATTTTGAACCTTATGGAAATGTCCTTCATGTCCGGATTCGGCGCAATTTTGCATTCGTGCAGTTTGAAACACAAGAAGAAGCAACCAAGGCCCTTGAGTCTACAGATAGAAGGTTGTAACATGGCTATTACTTAATGTTGCATATTGTGATTATTGTTTTGGCTCCTAACAAACCACTTTGCTCCCTGCAGCAAGTTGGTGGACAGAGTTATTTCTGTGGAGTATGCTCTAAAGGATGATAGTGAGAGGGATGACAGGTATGACAGTCCTAGAAGAGGTGGTTATGGTAGGCATAGTCCATATGGGAGGTCGCCAAGTCCTGCTTATCGCAGGCGTCCGAGTCCTGATTATGGTCGAGGTCGCAGTCCAGCTTATGATCGGTACAATGGTCCAGTGTATGACCAGCGAAGGAGCCCTGATCATGGGAGGCACAGAAGTCCTGTTCCCGTCTATGACAGGCGCAGGAGTCCTGATTATGGAAGGAACAGGAGTCCCAACTTTGGTAGATACCGCAGGTAGTTTGTTAGCAGCCAAGTATGTGAGCTTTGTTACTCTATGTTGATATATATGCTTTCACACATATAGTAATCACCTTTTCCCTTCAATCTCTCTTAACAGTCGATCACCGGTTAGAAGGTCAAGAACTTGAAGCATCATATACTTGCAGGGAAGAAGCTGGCTCAACCCAGACTATATGTCATTTTGTGGCTTTTTAGCAGTTTTAGATGTACTCTgtataaatagaaatttaaaacTGGAGATTCAGTTCTCGGTTGTGCGGGTATGGTTGGTTATGGATTCCCAGCATTTGCAATGAAACGGTATTTAAACCTCATCATCTTTTGTTTGAACTGAATGCTTGGGGCTACATAGGGtgggtaatttttagttatgtacaattagaaaatttaaatctgAAGGACGGTTTAGCAGTTAACTTACCGTCGTCGTAATCTGTCGGTTGATTTGaaagtttaattttgaaaatgtaatGCTAAGCAATCCTGTCTTACCTGTTGGAGCATattgaatgaatgaataaattcataatccgaGAGGTCCATTAATTTGTATATCATAGAAACGAATGACTTCTCTTCCCCCTGCCCACCCTCATCTCTTATTTGAGGAGGCCGAAGATGCATCTTATTTGAGGCGGTGGAAGATTCCAGTTAACTGGTTAGCAGCTTGTATGTCTTTTGGTTCAGAAGAAATGACTGAACGAAGGATATGAGAaagaaacaagagaaaaaaggGTGCGAATTTCgtatgaaattaaaagatataatcgagatttttgttttctcctTGCTTTTTCTTcccttatttattttctattcttgTCCTTTCTTATCATATTTTCCAAGTAAACATGGattaaagattataaaatcTGATAAGTCGATGTTTGCTGCacacaacaaaagaaaaattgtgaATGGGTcctatataataaatatccttttgaaaagaagaaaaagatgatcATTTTTCTGAGTCTTGCAAAAAATATCCAAGCAGCGTGGAAGATGGAAGGGGGAGTATGCTGTTAATTGAGTTCGCCAGAGCAGAGTTAAGTTTACATCGGATGGATAGATTAGTGTGGATGACAGTCAGAAGACT encodes:
- the LOC102609625 gene encoding serine/arginine-rich splicing factor RS31 isoform X1; its protein translation is MSRPIFVGNFEYETRQSELERLFSKYGRIERVDMKSGFAFVYFEDDRDAADAIRGLDNIPFGYDRRRLSVEWARGERGRHRDGSKSMANQRPTKTLFVINFDPIRTRERDIKRHFEPYGNVLHVRIRRNFAFVQFETQEEATKALESTDRSKLVDRVISVEYALKDDSERDDRYDSPRRGGYGRHSPYGRSPSPAYRRRPSPDYGRGRSPAYDRYNGPVYDQRRSPDHGRHRSPVPVYDRRRSPDYGRNRSPNFGRYRSRSPVRRSRT
- the LOC102609625 gene encoding serine/arginine-rich splicing factor RS31 isoform X3, producing MCISLHYAGFAFVYFEDDRDAADAIRGLDNIPFGYDRRRLSVEWARGERGRHRDGSKSMANQRPTKTLFVINFDPIRTRERDIKRHFEPYGNVLHVRIRRNFAFVQFETQEEATKALESTDRSKLVDRVISVEYALKDDSERDDRYDSPRRGGYGRHSPYGRSPSPAYRRRPSPDYGRGRSPAYDRYNGPVYDQRRSPDHGRHRSPVPVYDRRRSPDYGRNRSPNFGRYRSRSPVRRSRT
- the LOC102609625 gene encoding serine/arginine-rich splicing factor RS31 isoform X2 → MSRPIFVGNFEYETRQSELERLFSKYGRIERVDMKSGFAFVYFEDDRDAADAIRGLDNIPFGYDRRRLSVEWARGERGRHRDGSKSMANQRPTKTLFVINFDPIRTRERDIKRHFEPYGNVLHVRIRRNFAFVQFETQEEATKALESTDRSKLVDRVISVEYALKDDSERDDRYDSPRRGGYGRHSPYGRSPSPAYRRRPSPDYGRGRSPAYDRYNGPVYDQRRSPDHGRHRSPVPVYDRRRSPDYGRNRSPNFGRYRR